In Marasmius oreades isolate 03SP1 chromosome 1, whole genome shotgun sequence, one DNA window encodes the following:
- a CDS encoding uncharacterized protein (MEROPS:MER0066916) produces the protein MDSLSVSNDLTIGILSLQGAFVEHQVSIERLNLNRRIRVLQVRTEQDLDQCNALIIPGGESTTIALLARLSGLFEPLKQFANTKPVWGTCAGAILLSNSVVGAKKGGQELLGGMSISIARNGWGSQIESFEAPLQVDGLRDSTRPFSGIFIRAPVLLALKNSPNDPPIQVVARLPQELTPESLISQVEEFDADTTTIVAIRQGLHLLTTFHPELTKDDRFHEYFVRECVLNANSP, from the exons ATGGATAGCCTATCCGTTTCTAACGATCTAACTATCGGAATACTGT CCCTTCAGGGTGCCTTTGTAGAACATCAAGTTTCAATAGAGCGACTAAACCTGAACCGAAGGATTCGCGTTCTTCAGGTGCGCACAGAACAGGATCTCGATCAGTGTAATGCTCTAATCATTCCCGGAGGAG AGTCGACCACGATTGCACTATTAGCCCGACTGTCTGGCCTTTTTGAGCCGCTGAAACAGTTTGCCAATACGAAGCCCGTTTGGGGAACATGTGCAGGCGCAATCCTGCTCTCGAATTCCGTCGTGGGTGCTAAGAAAGGTGGTCAGGAATTATTGGGTGGGATGTCAATATCGATTGCGAGGAATGGTTGGGGATCGCAA ATAGAATCCTTCGAAGCACCTCTGCAAGTAGATGGCCTTCGTGACTCTACGCGTCCTTTTTCTGGGATTTTTATTCGAGCACCG GTTCTTCTTGCGCTGAAGAACTCGCCCAATGATCCACCGATCCAAGTCGTTGCTCGACTTCCTCAAGAACTCACACCGGAATCCCTCATCAGCCAGGTGGAAGAGTTCGACGCAGATACCACAACAATAGTTGCAATCCGTCAAGGGTTACATTTGTTGACAACTTTCCACCCTGAACTTACCAAAGACGACCGATTTCATGAGTATTTCGTACGTGAATGTGTGCTCAATGCTAACAGTCCATAA
- the PUP2 gene encoding proteasome component pup2 (MEROPS:MER0047611), with the protein MFLTRSEYDRGVNTFSPEGRLFQVEYAIEAIKLGSTTLGIRTDQGVVLAVEKRVQSPLIESSSIEKIMEIDRHLGCAMSGLTADARTMIDHARVTAQNHSFTYDEKIKVESVTQAVCDLALRFGESVHDEDAMMSRPFGVALLIAGIDEVGPQLYHTDPSGTFVRYQAKAIGSGSEAAQAELQEKWYSQMTLQEANILAMRVLKQVMEEKLDQHNVQLAQVTPQKGFEILDETSLKAVIDQM; encoded by the exons ATGTTTTTAACGCGTTCAGAGTACG ATCGTGGTGTGAACACATTCTCGCCAGAAGGACGGCTATTCCAAG TCGAATATGCCATCGAAGCAATCAAA CTCGGTTCGACTACGCTGGGAATTCGAACAGACCAAGGAGTAGTTCTGGCCGTCGAAAAGCGCGTTCAATCACCTCTCATAGAATCCAGCTCCATTGAGAAGATAATGGAAATTGACCGTCATTTGGGCTGTGCCATGTCAGGTCTTACCGCCGATGCAAGAACGATGATTGACCATGCTCGAGTAACAGCCCAGAACCATTCATTCACATATGACGAGAAGATTAAGGTGGAAAGTGTCACCCAGGCGGTTTGCGATTTGGCTCTGCGGTTTGGCGAGAGTGTGCATGATGAGGATGCGATGATGAGTAGACCGTTTGGGGTGGCGCTTTTGATTGCGGGGATTGACGAGGTTGGACCTCAGCT GTATCATACTGATCCATCCGGAACATTTGTGAGATATCAGGCGAAGGCAATTGGCTCGGGCTCAGAGGCTGCACAAGCAGAGCTACAAGAGAAGTGGTATTCG CAAATGACATTACAAGAGGCAAATATATTAGCAATGCGTGTCCTGAAGCAGGTCATGGAAGAAAAGTTAGATCAACATAATGTGCAATTAGCACAA GTTACCCCTCAGAAAGGATTCGAGATATTGGACGAAACGAGCCTAAAAGCAGTTATCGACCAGATGTAG